From Aythya fuligula isolate bAytFul2 chromosome 20, bAytFul2.pri, whole genome shotgun sequence, a single genomic window includes:
- the RHBDD2 gene encoding rhomboid domain-containing protein 2, with protein sequence MATEGPPRLASPWQRRRPSGGGRKRGGARQDGGGAAVASGRQRAHPAADPRRLRARAAAGRGRHRRHPRDPPEGGGRNESSFWWLKQTPRCPCRCDVLLCSVHRLLTYVFSYDDLISLSCGAVLVWYFAGSFEKNVGTAKHCFLTVLFALLSALLYLLLAAVVSRVVEVEDPRGFMPVAFAMLGVSTTRSRMRRALLLGVRVPVVLVPWFLLCVAWFIPCSSLLGNICGLLVGEAYGLGYCFCLDIPESVSSKLDRLFPFTLLKRVPGLRYIPGASAERRASESVKITPPPGAYPTQSSCSSSPPALPTFPPQHPAAQSQGFQHSCTPGHGPTGGHAGAQHSSAAGHGLPSSPSQSRGAFGDFYPQTHAGASPGQFCQPGKFSIPQHVCPPGLQAPVGPEPLAGDQQAPGHPAAPAPLVPAEFSRIQVY encoded by the exons ATGGCAACGGAGGGCCCGCCGCGCCTGGCGTCGCCATGGCAACGGCGCAGGCCTTCCGGCGGCGGCCGGAAGCGGGGCGGCGCGcggcaagatggcggcggggcggcggtgGCCAGCGGCCGGCAGCGCGCTCACCCTGCTGCTGACCCTCGGCGCCTCCGGGCCCGCGCTgctgcggggcgggggcggcacCGGCGGCACCCCCGAGACCCCCCTGAGGGCGGGGGAAG AAACGAATCCAGCTTCTGGTGGCTAAAACAAACCCCTCGCTGTCCCTGCCGCTGTGacgtgctgctgtgctcagtcCACAGGCTGCTCACCTACGTCTTCAGCTACGACGACCTGATATCCCTGAGCTGCGGGGCCGTTCTCGTCTGGTACTTCGCAGGCAGCTTTGAGAAGAACGTCGGCACCGCCAAGCACTGCTTCCTCACCGTCCTGTTCGCCCTCCTCTCCGCCCTCCTGTACCTCCTGCTCGCGGCTGTCGTCTCGAGGGTGGTGGAGGTGGAAGACCCCAGGGGGTTCATGCCGGTGGCGTTTGCCATGTTGGGGGTGTCGACCACGCGCTCGCGGATGAGGAGGGCTCTGCTCCTCGGGGTGAGGGTCCCGGTGGTGCTGGTGCCGTGGTTTCTTCTCTGCGTGGCGTGGTTTatcccctgctcctccctcctCGGTAACATCTGCGGGCTTCTGGTTGGGGAGGCCT ATGGGCTCGGCTACTGCTTCTGCCTGGATATTCCCGAGTCGGTGAGCTCTAAGCTGGATCGGCTGTTCCCCTTCACCCTGCTGAAGAGAGTGCCAGGGCTGAGATACATCCCGGGGGCCTCGGCGGAGAGGAGAGCCTCCGAGAGTGTCAA GATCACCCCTCCGCCAGGCGCGTACCCAACAcaaagctcctgcagctcctctcctccagctcttCCCACGTTCCCCCCGCAGCACCCCGCTGCTCAGAGCCAGGGcttccagcacagctgcacGCCAGGACACGGCCCCACGGGGGGACACGCAggggctcagcacagctctgcagcaggacacggcctcccttcctccccctcccaaTCCAGAGGTGCCTTCGGGGACTTTTACCCCCAAACCCACGCCGGGGCCTCGCCGGGACAGTTCTGCCAGCCAGGCAAGTTCTCCATCCCACAACACGTGTGCCCACCAGGACTACAGGCACCTGTGGGCCCAGAGCCCCTGGCTGGGGATCAGCAAGCCCCGGGGcatccagcagccccagcaccgctcGTTCCAGCTGAATTTTCCAGGATCCAGGTGTACTGA